Proteins found in one Vagococcus carniphilus genomic segment:
- a CDS encoding C39 family peptidase: MKKYNLFLLALSSSILLNPVDGLAIEESKYNDVSISSTQTTEQLTESKEISTSETTLTSSIEEITSQSSESQPEKLKEENIEANKNLSFSELSQYVSLNQKNQAIFDKTGNDILGSTNDYLNQTFLAKASVKHSNGKILYQLFNQSDKEIGYVFEESLTKVAGPEGSHYSLGEYATITDPNSSTLANFKGSKKFSQDKLINKTFFARGQYHHFNGQTYLSIFDTKGVWYGYIDQNQVTLSSERQGSYVSFDKYITYSNKNYNTWSNFGWKYRLSGDKLVNKTLQARGIYYHFSGESYLSLYDQNGTWYGYVNQKATKLADGAQGSYHSYGKYVTFSNKNYDTWSSFQWNKRNSGHDLVNQTYLAKGIYHHANGNDYVSLYDNQNKWHGYVNQNAVKAAEGKQGAYQAHNKYVSIKNPNYSTWQNFNWKKRDTTKNIHEKTLLAKGIYHHFNGDTYLSLFDSKGTWYGYLNQNATQETNRTGHAISINKYVSVRSRNYDLWRNLNFSASKGTTKNMLNKPYLAKVKYEHFNGSTYYSLYDQKNNWQGYINRSGVAEAKGNNSTYVMLNAPYYNQMEEINGRKAHMGCEAASLLQALHLKGYAKNYSLHPFIDKMPRSNDNNPNNGFSGNPYGNTYGVYHSIFPKPLTEWANNYAKGNAKNISGSSLNQINKELTNGNPIVIYVTINFEPAKPLYRYHWGYGLNNAHVVTLDGYNSQTNTYHVSDPNAKGGYWVTKNKLQASYFANEKRAVVIR; this comes from the coding sequence ATGAAAAAGTATAATTTATTTTTGTTGGCTTTGTCTAGTTCCATTTTACTAAACCCAGTAGACGGATTAGCTATCGAAGAATCTAAATATAATGATGTTTCTATTTCTTCAACTCAAACAACTGAACAATTAACTGAGTCAAAAGAAATCTCTACGTCTGAAACAACACTAACTTCTAGCATTGAAGAGATAACATCTCAATCTAGTGAGTCTCAACCTGAAAAACTAAAAGAAGAAAATATCGAAGCAAATAAAAACCTTTCCTTTAGCGAACTCTCACAATACGTTAGTTTAAATCAAAAGAATCAAGCTATTTTTGATAAAACTGGAAATGATATTTTAGGGTCAACTAATGATTATCTTAATCAAACATTTTTAGCTAAAGCTTCTGTAAAACATTCAAATGGTAAAATTTTATATCAATTATTTAACCAATCAGATAAGGAAATTGGTTACGTTTTTGAAGAGTCTTTAACTAAAGTTGCTGGACCTGAAGGAAGTCACTACTCACTTGGAGAATATGCTACGATTACTGACCCGAATAGTTCAACTTTAGCAAATTTTAAAGGTTCAAAAAAATTCTCTCAAGACAAACTAATAAATAAGACTTTTTTTGCAAGAGGACAGTATCATCACTTTAATGGCCAAACCTACCTTTCTATATTTGATACAAAAGGAGTTTGGTATGGTTACATTGATCAAAATCAAGTGACTCTTAGTTCAGAACGTCAAGGTAGTTATGTTAGTTTTGACAAATATATTACTTACAGCAACAAAAATTACAATACTTGGTCTAACTTTGGTTGGAAATATCGACTAAGTGGAGATAAATTGGTTAACAAAACTTTACAAGCAAGAGGCATCTACTATCACTTTAGTGGAGAATCTTATTTATCGCTTTATGATCAAAACGGAACTTGGTATGGTTATGTGAATCAAAAAGCAACTAAATTAGCTGATGGAGCACAAGGTAGCTATCATTCTTATGGTAAATATGTGACTTTCAGCAATAAGAATTATGATACTTGGTCTTCTTTCCAATGGAATAAAAGAAACAGCGGACATGATTTAGTTAATCAAACCTATCTAGCAAAAGGTATCTATCATCATGCGAATGGAAATGATTATGTCTCACTTTACGACAATCAAAATAAATGGCACGGTTACGTTAATCAAAATGCTGTAAAAGCTGCTGAGGGTAAGCAAGGTGCTTATCAGGCTCACAATAAGTATGTTTCAATTAAGAACCCTAATTATTCGACATGGCAAAATTTTAATTGGAAAAAAAGAGATACCACTAAAAATATTCACGAGAAAACTTTATTAGCAAAAGGCATCTACCACCACTTTAATGGTGACACTTACCTTTCATTATTCGATAGTAAAGGAACTTGGTATGGTTACCTCAATCAAAATGCTACTCAAGAAACAAATCGAACTGGACATGCTATTTCCATTAATAAGTATGTCTCTGTTAGAAGTAGAAACTATGATTTATGGCGTAATTTAAACTTCTCTGCTTCAAAAGGAACAACCAAAAACATGCTAAATAAACCTTATCTAGCCAAAGTAAAATATGAACATTTTAACGGGTCTACATATTACTCTTTATATGACCAAAAAAATAATTGGCAAGGTTATATTAATCGAAGTGGTGTTGCTGAAGCTAAAGGAAATAACTCCACCTATGTTATGTTGAACGCTCCATACTATAATCAAATGGAGGAAATTAATGGCCGAAAAGCACATATGGGTTGTGAAGCTGCGAGCTTATTACAAGCTTTGCATTTAAAAGGATACGCTAAAAATTATTCACTTCACCCTTTTATTGATAAAATGCCAAGATCTAATGATAATAATCCAAATAATGGTTTTTCTGGAAACCCGTACGGAAACACATATGGCGTTTACCACTCTATTTTCCCAAAACCATTAACTGAATGGGCTAATAATTATGCTAAAGGAAATGCTAAAAATATTTCTGGCTCTTCACTAAACCAAATTAATAAAGAATTGACAAATGGCAACCCAATTGTTATCTATGTAACTATTAATTTCGAGCCAGCTAAACCTCTATATAGATATCATTGGGGATATGGACTTAACAATGCTCATGTGGTTACTTTGGATGGTTACAATAGTCAGACAAACACTTACCATGTATCTGATCCGAACGCTAAAGGTGGCTACTGGGTAACTAAAAATAAATTACAAGCTTCTTATTTCGCTAATGAAAAAAGAGCAGTAGTTATTAGGTAA
- a CDS encoding helix-turn-helix transcriptional regulator, producing the protein MNRVKEYRVEKKMSQSTLAKEINVARQTINLIENNKYNPSLDLCIRLAKVLETDLNSLFWEEKKDEK; encoded by the coding sequence ATGAATCGGGTAAAAGAATATCGTGTCGAAAAAAAGATGTCTCAAAGTACTTTAGCTAAGGAAATAAATGTTGCTAGGCAAACAATAAACTTAATTGAAAATAACAAATATAATCCATCGCTTGATTTATGTATACGTCTAGCAAAAGTATTGGAAACAGATTTAAATAGTTTGTTTTGGGAGGAGAAAAAAGATGAAAAATAA
- a CDS encoding DUF3278 domain-containing protein, with protein sequence MKNKESLTVKMIKRMYGVSGVLDEYRRGEIDKIGNKAFMILYTYMPLSAFLALLFIEKAPRESLFGLIGSNLMIYFLITGYIGIKTSKLKLMDIEVEKSDIKKIRYQTITKCLGVAIYFSVVIHFLNSLISMMMDDGSFLTYLISWHHINRSLTSGVIFGVLILAISLLRIKKVED encoded by the coding sequence ATGAAAAATAAAGAAAGTTTAACCGTAAAAATGATTAAACGTATGTACGGTGTATCTGGGGTTTTAGATGAATATCGTAGAGGAGAAATAGATAAAATTGGAAATAAAGCTTTTATGATTCTTTATACTTATATGCCTTTATCAGCGTTTTTAGCTTTACTATTTATAGAGAAAGCCCCAAGGGAATCATTATTTGGTTTAATTGGTAGCAACTTAATGATCTACTTCCTTATTACCGGTTATATAGGTATAAAAACGAGCAAACTAAAATTAATGGATATTGAAGTGGAAAAAAGCGATATTAAAAAAATAAGATATCAAACGATAACTAAATGCTTAGGTGTTGCTATTTATTTTTCAGTAGTCATTCATTTTCTTAATTCTCTTATTTCAATGATGATGGATGATGGTTCTTTTTTAACTTATCTTATATCTTGGCATCATATTAATCGGAGCTTAACAAGCGGTGTAATCTTTGGTGTGCTGATTTTAGCTATTTCATTACTAAGAATTAAAAAAGTTGAAGATTAA
- a CDS encoding IS1182 family transposase: MYKNYNMKQVTLSLDLEIYLEKNDIAFAINELVESIPSYVFSVFDHQMGTSSYDPRMMLKLILCGYTQSNFSGRKIEAMTKDSIRTRWLTQSQFPNFRTINRFRVNPLVQPILQECFIQFRNQLVSQKLIEEDSIFIDGTKLEANANKYSFVWRKSTTRFDDSLTEKSKIYYKQLVKEKIIPSIHNEDEEWDDKQLNLIADSIETKVSELTEQIDDTEDVTLRKELRRQRKEPKKALKAFREFSDRKKKYKQQYQIFKERNSFSKIDIDATFMKMKEDHMMNGQLKPAYNVQIATNNQYVLAYDTFSNPTDFKTMIPFLTTIKESYFELPNYIVADAGYGSEENYQAILDDFERTPLITYTMYQKEQTKKYKQNPFITNNWKYNELTDSYTCPNNRELSFRNYSTRNDKQGFTKQLKMYECETCIDCPVRSLCTRAKSNKSRVIQKNGNWEYFKAHARELLSDDVTGAIYRRRKIDVEPAFGNLKANLSFNRFSVRGQEKVTQELGFAFMALNLRKLSKFRKDIDRKIRKNKNSKMINLILEFLLCFKRLLGQPLLFIFYFIIL; this comes from the coding sequence ATGTATAAAAATTATAACATGAAACAAGTTACATTATCACTAGATTTAGAAATTTATTTAGAAAAAAACGACATCGCTTTCGCGATTAATGAATTAGTAGAGAGTATTCCAAGTTACGTTTTTTCTGTTTTTGATCATCAAATGGGAACCTCGTCTTATGATCCAAGAATGATGTTGAAACTTATTTTATGTGGATATACACAGTCTAATTTTTCTGGTAGAAAAATTGAAGCGATGACTAAAGATAGTATTCGTACTAGGTGGTTGACTCAATCACAATTTCCTAACTTCAGAACCATTAATCGTTTTCGAGTGAATCCTTTGGTTCAGCCAATTCTTCAAGAGTGTTTTATTCAATTTAGAAATCAATTAGTTTCGCAGAAATTGATTGAAGAAGATTCTATTTTTATTGATGGGACCAAATTGGAAGCTAATGCCAATAAATATAGTTTTGTTTGGAGAAAGAGTACGACCAGATTTGACGATTCTCTAACAGAAAAATCAAAAATATATTATAAACAATTAGTCAAAGAAAAAATCATTCCGTCGATTCATAATGAAGATGAGGAATGGGATGATAAACAGTTGAATCTCATTGCCGATTCTATTGAAACTAAAGTATCTGAGTTGACTGAACAAATAGATGATACAGAAGACGTTACACTTAGAAAAGAACTCCGTCGTCAAAGAAAGGAACCTAAAAAAGCCTTAAAGGCTTTTCGAGAATTCAGTGATAGGAAGAAAAAATATAAGCAACAATATCAGATTTTTAAAGAGAGAAATAGTTTTTCAAAAATAGATATAGACGCTACTTTTATGAAAATGAAAGAAGATCATATGATGAATGGTCAACTGAAACCGGCATACAATGTCCAAATCGCAACCAACAATCAATACGTTCTAGCTTATGATACTTTTTCAAATCCAACAGATTTTAAAACGATGATTCCTTTTTTGACCACTATCAAAGAATCTTATTTTGAGTTACCTAATTATATTGTAGCTGACGCCGGTTATGGAAGTGAAGAAAACTACCAAGCCATCTTGGATGATTTTGAGAGAACACCATTAATCACCTACACTATGTATCAAAAAGAACAGACCAAAAAATATAAACAAAACCCATTCATTACTAATAATTGGAAATACAATGAATTAACAGATAGCTATACTTGTCCTAACAATAGAGAACTGAGTTTTAGAAATTACTCTACTCGCAATGATAAACAGGGATTTACAAAACAGTTAAAAATGTATGAATGTGAAACATGTATAGATTGCCCTGTCAGATCTTTGTGTACCCGAGCAAAAAGTAATAAAAGTAGAGTCATTCAAAAAAATGGTAACTGGGAATATTTTAAAGCTCACGCAAGAGAGCTTTTGAGCGATGATGTAACAGGAGCGATTTACCGTCGAAGAAAAATTGACGTAGAACCAGCCTTTGGAAATCTAAAGGCTAATTTGTCGTTCAATCGATTCTCGGTTAGAGGTCAAGAGAAAGTAACACAGGAGTTAGGTTTTGCGTTTATGGCTCTAAATTTGAGAAAACTAAGTAAATTTAGGAAGGATATAGACAGAAAAATAAGAAAAAACAAGAATTCCAAAATGATAAACCTCATTTTAGAATTCTTGCTTTGTTTTAAGAGACTTTTGGGTCAGCCTCTTCTTTTTATTTTCTATTTCATAATACTGTAA
- a CDS encoding serine hydrolase, whose translation MKKTKWLVALGSLGLMMGSFLVVPFDALGTEGSSSTVEITESSTTESTKESETTSILESQTETKTSETTSSTEEVTTPSESKEKIPLDKKQYVVIKNEKAVIYKELDFSETINLEAIKFEVLMTEEKVLFEEKTYFVLKNTQDKIIGFADGADIELHENAYLEKIALNKYVSLASSTPVLYKDLELNKSEALKLEKGQTFLAKEQFKHLNGQTYYSLFDSKEAFIGFISEKEVTLAESKGGVYQSFGKYATISSNNGVVWGDFDGKVRNQLKNIYENTYSAKGKYHHFDGTIYYSLYDNKNKWIGYVNEKEVGIADGRQGSYQGFDKYAVIKSKNYSIWQNFSWKKKYTSNQFLNRTFVAKGKYHHFNGDVYYSLYDLNDKWYGYINKNGTTLTADSQGSYVSYGKYVSVKNSNGSAWSSFNWNKRHNLKDLANQTFLAKGIYYHANGNDYVSIYDRNNKWYGYVNKDFVKIADGRQGAYQGFGKYVTVTKNNYSLWRNFNWKSLGSSNQAYHQTLLARGKYQHFNGDTYYSLFDRNNKWYGYINANGTSVADGPQGIYQSYGKKVTISKKNYSMWSNFSWKKRHNTSSFMNQTMLARGKYQHFNGSTYLSLYGGNNKWYGYLNEEATSMDAEKLARVQKMLNSKYSSPNFGIYVSSLADNSNASVNGNKIFTAASTGKLPAMYYTQKMINQKKLDPNRKYLYTDAINQMPVYSYMRGGAGILQGKPLGSYYSLDTMLNWTAKYSDNQGANFLGYYGANQYDARMRNEISSIIGRTWYSPFQISARENAMLISAMYRQGGQVMRYMQNTVFDNQRIARDLPVPVAHKIGDVGSYRHDVAVVYAGSPYVLSVMTQNGTSYDTISRISNDVYSIMK comes from the coding sequence ATGAAAAAGACAAAGTGGTTAGTAGCGTTAGGTAGTTTAGGGTTAATGATGGGTAGCTTTTTAGTAGTTCCATTTGATGCATTAGGGACTGAGGGAAGCTCTTCAACTGTTGAAATCACAGAATCAAGTACTACTGAATCAACTAAAGAATCAGAGACAACATCTATTTTGGAATCTCAGACTGAAACAAAAACATCCGAAACAACAAGTTCAACAGAGGAGGTTACTACTCCAAGTGAGTCTAAGGAAAAAATCCCTCTTGATAAGAAACAATATGTTGTTATAAAAAATGAGAAAGCAGTTATTTATAAAGAGTTAGATTTTAGTGAAACAATTAATTTAGAAGCAATCAAATTTGAAGTATTAATGACGGAAGAAAAAGTATTATTCGAAGAAAAAACTTATTTTGTTCTAAAAAATACACAAGATAAAATAATTGGATTTGCTGATGGGGCAGATATTGAACTTCATGAAAATGCGTACCTTGAAAAAATTGCTTTAAATAAATATGTAAGTTTAGCAAGTTCAACCCCAGTTTTATATAAAGATTTAGAATTAAATAAATCAGAAGCTCTTAAGTTAGAAAAAGGTCAAACTTTTTTAGCAAAAGAACAATTCAAACATTTAAATGGTCAAACTTATTACTCTTTATTTGATTCAAAAGAAGCTTTTATCGGATTTATTTCAGAGAAAGAAGTTACTTTAGCTGAATCAAAAGGTGGAGTTTATCAAAGTTTCGGTAAATATGCAACAATTAGCTCAAACAATGGCGTTGTATGGGGAGATTTTGATGGGAAAGTTAGAAATCAACTAAAGAATATTTATGAAAATACTTATTCTGCTAAAGGAAAGTATCATCACTTTGATGGCACTATTTATTATTCTTTATATGATAATAAGAATAAATGGATTGGTTATGTTAACGAAAAAGAAGTTGGTATTGCTGATGGTAGACAAGGAAGTTACCAAGGTTTTGATAAATATGCAGTGATTAAGAGTAAAAATTATTCAATCTGGCAAAATTTCAGCTGGAAGAAGAAATATACAAGTAATCAATTTTTAAATCGTACTTTTGTAGCTAAAGGAAAATATCATCATTTTAATGGAGATGTTTATTATTCTCTTTATGATTTAAATGATAAATGGTACGGCTACATTAATAAGAATGGTACAACTTTAACAGCAGATAGCCAGGGTTCATATGTTTCTTATGGGAAATATGTATCTGTTAAAAATAGTAACGGTAGTGCGTGGAGTAGTTTTAATTGGAATAAACGTCACAATTTAAAAGATTTAGCTAATCAAACTTTCTTAGCTAAAGGAATTTACTATCATGCAAATGGTAACGATTATGTTTCAATTTATGATAGAAATAATAAGTGGTATGGCTATGTAAATAAAGATTTTGTCAAAATAGCTGATGGTAGACAAGGAGCTTACCAAGGCTTTGGTAAGTATGTAACAGTTACCAAGAATAATTATAGTTTATGGCGCAATTTTAATTGGAAATCATTAGGTTCTAGTAATCAAGCTTACCATCAAACGTTATTAGCAAGAGGAAAATATCAACATTTTAATGGAGATACTTATTATTCTTTATTTGATAGAAATAATAAATGGTACGGATACATTAATGCTAATGGCACATCAGTTGCTGATGGACCTCAAGGAATTTATCAAAGTTATGGCAAAAAGGTAACGATCAGTAAGAAAAATTATTCAATGTGGTCAAACTTCTCTTGGAAAAAGCGACACAATACGTCTTCATTTATGAATCAAACAATGCTAGCAAGAGGAAAGTACCAACATTTTAATGGGTCTACGTATTTAAGCTTATATGGAGGTAATAATAAATGGTATGGCTATCTAAATGAAGAAGCAACATCAATGGATGCCGAAAAATTAGCTAGAGTTCAAAAAATGCTTAATTCAAAATATAGCTCACCTAATTTTGGAATTTATGTGAGTAGCTTAGCTGATAATTCTAACGCTTCTGTCAATGGAAATAAAATTTTTACAGCAGCAAGTACTGGAAAACTACCAGCTATGTATTATACACAAAAAATGATTAATCAGAAAAAATTAGATCCTAATAGAAAGTATCTTTATACAGATGCGATTAACCAAATGCCGGTTTACTCATATATGAGAGGCGGAGCTGGAATTCTTCAAGGAAAACCTCTTGGTAGTTATTACTCTTTAGATACGATGTTAAACTGGACAGCTAAATATTCGGATAATCAAGGAGCTAATTTCTTAGGTTATTATGGAGCTAATCAGTATGACGCAAGAATGAGAAATGAAATTTCAAGTATCATTGGCAGAACTTGGTATTCACCATTCCAAATTTCTGCTAGAGAAAATGCAATGCTGATTAGTGCTATGTATCGTCAAGGCGGTCAAGTGATGCGTTATATGCAAAACACTGTTTTTGATAATCAACGCATTGCAAGAGATTTACCAGTACCAGTTGCACATAAAATTGGTGACGTAGGTAGCTACCGACATGATGTGGCAGTAGTTTACGCTGGAAGCCCATATGTTTTATCTGTTATGACACAAAACGGCACGTCATATGATACAATCTCAAGAATTTCAAACGATGTTTACAGTATTATGAAATAG
- the pyrE gene encoding orotate phosphoribosyltransferase has product MKKIAEQLLEIKAVALNPSQPFTWASGLKSPIYCDNRLTMSYPKVRKEIANGLAQIIKEHYPDVEVIAGTATAGIPHAAWVAEVLDLPMVYIRGKAKDHGKKNQIEGFISSNQKMVVIEDLISTGGSVLEACVAAEQEGADVLGVAAIFTYGLPKGIENFEKAQVPFTTLTNYNELIEVAVSKGYINNSEVALLKKWKENPKDWQK; this is encoded by the coding sequence TTGAAAAAAATTGCAGAACAATTACTTGAAATAAAGGCAGTTGCTTTAAATCCTAGTCAACCATTCACTTGGGCAAGTGGACTTAAAAGCCCGATTTATTGCGATAATCGATTAACAATGAGTTATCCAAAAGTTAGAAAGGAAATAGCAAATGGATTAGCTCAGATTATTAAAGAACACTATCCAGATGTAGAAGTAATTGCAGGAACAGCTACTGCAGGGATTCCTCATGCTGCTTGGGTAGCAGAAGTTCTCGATTTACCAATGGTCTATATTCGTGGCAAAGCAAAAGATCATGGAAAAAAGAATCAAATAGAAGGATTTATCTCATCCAATCAAAAAATGGTTGTTATCGAAGACTTGATTTCAACAGGAGGTAGTGTTCTTGAAGCATGTGTGGCAGCTGAACAAGAGGGTGCTGATGTTTTAGGAGTAGCAGCTATTTTTACTTATGGTTTACCAAAAGGAATTGAAAATTTTGAAAAAGCGCAAGTTCCATTTACTACACTAACAAATTATAATGAATTAATTGAAGTGGCTGTTTCAAAAGGTTATATTAATAATTCTGAAGTAGCACTTTTAAAAAAATGGAAAGAGAATCCAAAAGACTGGCAAAAATAA
- the pyrF gene encoding orotidine-5'-phosphate decarboxylase, translating into MNRPIIALDFPSKNEVNSFLANFPKEETLFLKVGMELFYREGPTIVKELIAEGHDIFLDLKLHDIPNTVQSAMRNIASLGVKITNVHAAGGKEMMTAALNGLKEGTPEGREVPKLIAVTQLTSTSETQMHEDQLIPVSLRESVTHYAKITEDAGLDGVVCSAHEVTFIKEETSSSFICLTPGIRPMNSDKGDQKRVMSPSEAKTIGSTYIVVGRPITKSSTPYETYLEIKKEWIGE; encoded by the coding sequence ATGAATAGACCAATTATTGCTTTAGACTTTCCTAGTAAAAATGAGGTAAATTCATTTTTAGCTAATTTCCCAAAAGAAGAAACGTTATTTTTAAAAGTAGGTATGGAACTTTTTTATAGAGAAGGTCCTACTATAGTAAAGGAATTAATTGCTGAAGGTCATGATATTTTTCTTGATTTAAAATTACATGATATTCCGAACACTGTTCAATCAGCAATGCGAAACATAGCTAGCCTTGGTGTTAAGATAACTAATGTTCATGCAGCCGGTGGAAAAGAAATGATGACAGCAGCTTTAAATGGTTTAAAAGAAGGAACACCTGAAGGAAGAGAAGTACCTAAACTAATTGCAGTTACTCAGTTAACTTCAACAAGTGAAACACAAATGCATGAAGATCAGCTAATCCCTGTAAGTTTAAGAGAAAGTGTCACTCATTATGCAAAAATAACTGAAGATGCTGGATTAGATGGTGTTGTTTGTTCAGCTCATGAAGTGACGTTTATTAAGGAAGAGACAAGTAGTTCTTTTATCTGTTTAACACCGGGAATTAGACCAATGAATTCAGACAAAGGTGATCAAAAACGAGTGATGTCACCGAGTGAAGCTAAAACAATCGGCTCAACTTATATTGTGGTGGGACGACCGATAACAAAGTCATCTACGCCTTATGAAACGTATTTAGAAATAAAAAAAGAATGGATTGGTGAGTAG
- a CDS encoding dihydroorotate dehydrogenase, which yields MSRLSVKLPGLDLKNPIMPASGCFGFGDEYSKYYDLSILGSIMVKATTLEKRLGNPAPRVAETPSGMLNAIGLQNPGLETVMTNQLPSLEKYDLPIIANVAGSSEEEYVAVCKKIGDAPNVKAIELNISCPNVKEGGIAFGTSAEVAASLTRAVKKVAKVPVYIKLSPNVTNIVPIAKAVEEAGADGITMINTLLGMRIDLKTRKPILANGTGGLSGPGIKPVAIRMINEVTRAVGIPVIGMGGVSTVDDVIEMFLAGASAVAVGTMNFTDPFICPKLIEELPNRMDELGIKSIEELIKEVKESR from the coding sequence TGTTTTGGATTTGGAGATGAGTACAGCAAATACTATGATTTAAGTATACTTGGTTCAATTATGGTAAAAGCTACTACTTTAGAAAAGCGATTAGGTAATCCGGCTCCTCGGGTAGCTGAAACACCAAGCGGTATGTTAAATGCGATTGGCCTTCAAAATCCAGGTTTGGAAACAGTGATGACAAATCAACTTCCATCTCTTGAAAAGTATGATTTACCAATTATTGCGAACGTAGCAGGTTCATCAGAAGAAGAGTATGTGGCTGTTTGTAAAAAAATTGGTGATGCACCTAACGTTAAAGCGATTGAGTTAAATATTTCTTGTCCAAATGTTAAAGAAGGTGGTATTGCCTTTGGAACAAGTGCTGAAGTTGCCGCAAGCTTAACTAGAGCTGTTAAAAAAGTTGCCAAAGTACCAGTCTATATCAAACTATCTCCTAATGTGACCAATATTGTTCCAATTGCAAAAGCAGTTGAAGAAGCAGGCGCAGACGGCATAACGATGATCAATACATTACTAGGAATGAGAATAGATTTGAAAACAAGAAAACCAATTCTTGCAAATGGAACAGGCGGCCTTTCAGGTCCTGGTATCAAACCAGTTGCTATTCGAATGATTAATGAAGTAACGAGAGCAGTTGGTATTCCAGTTATAGGTATGGGTGGTGTTAGTACAGTAGATGATGTCATTGAAATGTTTTTAGCAGGAGCCAGTGCAGTCGCAGTAGGAACAATGAACTTTACTGATCCTTTTATTTGCCCTAAATTAATTGAAGAACTCCCAAATCGAATGGATGAATTAGGCATTAAAAGTATTGAAGAATTAATAAAAGAAGTAAAGGAGAGCCGTTAA